Proteins encoded in a region of the Ptychodera flava strain L36383 chromosome 4, AS_Pfla_20210202, whole genome shotgun sequence genome:
- the LOC139132218 gene encoding leucine-rich repeat-containing protein 38-like, with translation MLCKGDDPACPAGCNCSVPLVVNCSSSGLTSVPEGIPLDTETLYLQGNKITRLEVNSFANMTSLITLRLDSNLIKTIDNGAFNGAESVDTLNLANNNLTSLNRDMFDGLLGITSLDVAHNLLSSIEDFAFVDMIFLTELHLNNNSIEHMTANIFEGIDNLEELHLQYNKINELRENTSAI, from the coding sequence ATGCTTTGCAAGGGAGATGACCCGGCTTGCCCTGCGGGTTGTAACTGCAGCGTTCCATTGGTAGTAAACTGTTCATCGTCCGGCCTGACCAGTGTCCCAGAAGGCATTCCACTTGACACCGAGACACTCTACCTGCAGGGCAACAAAATTACAAGATTGGAAGTGAACTCGTTTGCCAACATGACAAGCCTGATCACACTGCGTCTGGACTCAAATCTGATAAAAACCATCGACAACGGTGCTTTcaacggagcagaatcagtggACACTCTGAACTTAGCCAATAACAACTTGACCTCTCTCAATAGAGACATGTTCGATGGCCTCCTCGGGATCACATCTCTCGATGTGGCACATAACCTGTTATCTTCCATCGAGGATTTTGCCTTTGTCGACATGATTTTTTTAACGGAGCTACACCTTAACAACAATTCAATCGAACATATGACAGCGAACATTTTCGAAGGAATAGACAACCTTGAGGAATTACATCTGCAATATAACAAAATAAACGAGTTAAGGGAAAATACATCAGCGATCTAA
- the LOC139131414 gene encoding reticulon-4 receptor-like 2 has protein sequence MLDGLSFLKRLDIDRNVISTIADDTFTATPELIDLGLNINNMSEISSTFWTGLGKLQDLNLRYNRLQELKVDSFRGLTNMEHLELDSNRIQSIEKGAFNGLDHLIYLEMSFNTLTKITADMLTGLRKIDYINLSANNLSSLQENLFTECCINMTNLLMYYNQFEVLDPDWFIGLDRLNKIDLDTNKLRSIPGEIFEVLPSLSYLILTGNPLHCDCDMLEYRAWSGCNNAGMKTMCSSPDEYKERVIEEIPLHEFSDICISSCEPEKETISTLAWIGIVVGCFFVGVLATVGIGLFARRNRTKGYAEQRNETI, from the coding sequence ATGTTAGACGGCCTTTCATTCCTGAAGAGACTCgacattgacagaaatgtgatCTCTACCATTGCGGACGATACTTTCACTGCAACACCCGAGCTTATCGACCTTGGTTTGAATATCAATAACATGAGTGAGATCAGCTCGACATTTTGGACCGGACTGGGCAAGCTACAAGATCTGAACCTCCGCTATAATCGTTTACAAGAACTGAAAGTGGATTCTTTCAGAGGACTGACAAACATGGAACACTTGGAGCTGGATTCCAACAGAATTCAAAGCATAGAGAAAGGTGCTTTCAATGGACTCGACCATCTTATCTACCTCGAAATGTCCTTCAACACACTTACCAAGATAACAGCGGACATGCTGACTGGTCTGAGAAAGATAGACTACATCAATCTATCCGCCAATAACTTGTCCTCACTCCAAGAAAACCTGTTCACAGAATGCTGCATAAATATGACAAATCTGCTGATGTACTACAACCAGTTTGAAGTGCTCGACCCCGATTGGTTCATCGGTCTAGATCGTCTCAATAAAATCGATCTGGACACCAACAAGCTCCGCTCCATTCCCGGTGAGATTTTTGAGGTTCTCCCCAGCCTCAGCTACCTCATCTTGACCGGTAACCCGCTCCACTGCGATTGCGATATGCTTGAATACAGGGCGTGGTCCGGGTGCAACAACGCTGGGATGAAGACCATGTGTTCCAGCCCGGACGAATATAAGGAGCGAGTCATTGAGGAGATACCGCTGCACGAGTTCAGCGACATTTGTATATCAAGCTGCGAGCCTGAGAAAGAGACCATCTCCACCCTGGCTTGGATCGGAATCGTTGTCGGTTGTTTCTTCGTTGGGGTCCTCGCGACGGTCGGTATTGGCCTATTTGCTCGCAGAAATCGGACCAAAGGCTATGCAGAACAGAGGAACGAAACTATCTAA
- the LOC139132219 gene encoding leucine-rich repeat-containing protein 24-like, translating into MGNRSTWHCILRISVLVFLATVTADACPTLCDCYSSVDAGNVTDCSARDLTAIPEDIPESTSFLDLSANRLVLNETSMFGGLSNLQTLNLSYNNIAEIEGAALYGLKRLAVLDLSHNGIIRLDYGDFVGLEAISEIDINNNDIVNIAANTFTAFVRLRRISLGDNALDYLDSESFSGLFTLQFLDLHGNRLQTVPGVLMDELPSLAYVDVSSNPLRCDCSLLEFRVWFSYHGQRSSAPQPRCHSPAEYANSDILAISTDDLARTCHDSTGTRMSTGGWVAVVMVAFLLGVLLTLLAIFLVRMIRERVLRNQATDTKDLTKEEQPTATS; encoded by the coding sequence ATGGGAAACAGATCTACTTGGCACTGTATCCTGAGGATCAGTGTTCTGGTATTCCTTGCCACAGTCACCGCAGATGCCTGTCCCACTTTATGTGACTGCTACAGTTCCGTTGACGCCGGTAATGTTACAGATTGCTCCGCGAGAGATTTGACTGCTATCCCCGAGGACATTCCGGAAAGCACCTCATTCCTGGATCTAAGTGCTAACAGACTTGTCCTCAATGAAACCAGCATGTTCGGTGGCTTGTCGAACCTCCAGACTTTAAACTTGTCCTACAATAACATTGCTGAGATAGAGGGCGCTGCTCTTTACGGCCTGAAGAGGTTGGCCGTGCTGGATTTGAGCCACAATGGGATAATCCGTCTTGATTACGGCGACTTTGTTGGGTTAGAGGCCATTTCCGAAATAGACATTAACAACAATGATATAGTTAACATTGCAGCAAATACATTTACCGCGTTTGTAAGGCTTAGAAGAATTTCCCTCGGCGATAACGCCTTGGATTATCTGGACTCGGAAAGTTTCTCCGGTTTATTCACTCTACAATTCCTCGATCTCCATGGAAACCGGCTTCAGACTGTACCCGGAGTTTTGATGGACGAACTGCCATCCTTGGCGTACGTTGACGTCAGTAGTAACCCACTTCGTTGCGACTGCTCTCTACTCGAGTTCAGAGTATGGTTCAGCTACCACGGTCAGAGGTCGTCCGCTCCACAACCCAGGTGTCATTCACCGGCCGAATACGCGAACAGTGACATATTGGCCATCTCGACTGACGACTTGGCGAGAACATGTCATGATTCAACGGGGACCCGGATGTCAACAGGAGGATGGGTGGCTGTTGTCATGGTGGCGTTTCTCCTTGGAGTCCTTCTCACACTTCTCGCGATATTTTTGGTCAGGATGATACGAGAACGAGTCCTCCGCAATCAAGCCACGGACACGAAGGACCTGACCAAGGAGGAGCAGCCGACAGCAACATCTTGA
- the LOC139131415 gene encoding slit homolog 2 protein-like translates to MHPSRVHSMAVSALLTIALLVHMSLACPIQCKCHESTIYGYVTDCSGAGLPNIPGDIESKTEYLDLSENSITQVAHTPLRSLSKLKTLYLSANEIETIDDGAFKDMTNLENLYLRVNKLSEVSAATFSGLGKVALIDLEANEIGAIPAGTFSANSELTHLMLPRNSIDALDYEAFTGLYKLRYLNARTNKITTVSGRLLNGLPALQHLDVSGNALHCDCNLRDFRIWLEAHSDDDVSTPTTLCAAPSKHSGRALLSVKYDDLTCGSTGLSAGAAVGIAISMFLLGAAVAIALGYLYIRRRKEPDLDTVTLTQSESVDKVEMNTQTVNS, encoded by the coding sequence ATGCATCCTTCACGAGTACACAGTATGGCTGTCTCCGCACTACTGACTATCGCCCTTCTCGTCCATATGTCACTGGCGTGTCCAATACAGTGTAAGTGTCACGAATCGACCATATACGGATATGTCACAGATTGCAGTGGTGCCGGGCTACCGAACATTCCCGGGGACATAGAGTCCAAGACTGAATATCTGGACCTCAGCGAAAACAGTATCACGCAGGTCGCACACACGCCGTTGCGGTCACTCTCCAAGCTGAAGACGCTGTACTTATCCGCGAACGAAATAGAGACGATCGATGACGGCGCTTTCAAGGACATGACGAATTTGGAGAATCTGTACCTGCGGGTCAACAAATTGAGCGAAGTCAGCGCCGCTACTTTCTCCGGGCTCGGCAAAGTTGCCCTCATTGATTTGGAAGCCAACGAGATCGGGGCAATACCGGCGGGCACTTTCTCTGCCAACAGCGAGTTGACCCATCTGATGTTGCCCAGGAATTCGATCGACGCACTGGACTACGAAGCCTTCACGGGACTTTACAAGCTGAGATACCTGAACGCACGGACGAATAAAATCACCACGGTGTCCGGCCGTCTGCTGAACGGCCTGCCGGCGCTGCAGCATCTCGATGTCAGCGGAAATGCTCTGCATTGTGACTGCAATCTGCGGGATTTCAGGATCTGGCTGGAGGCACACAGCGATGATGACGTCTCCACTCCCACCACACTGTGCGCGGCCCCGTCGAAACACTCGGGTCGCGCCTTACTTTCGGTGAAGTACGACGATCTGACATGCGGGTCGACTGGCTTGTCCGCAGGTGCGGCCGTCGGCATAGCGATTAGTATGTTCTTACTCGGTGCTGCTGTGGCAATTGCACTAGGCTATCTGTACATCCGCCGAAGAAAGGAACCGGACTTAGATACTGTCACTTTGACACAGAGCGAGTCAGTGGACAAAGTTGAAATGAACACACAAACAGTGAACAGCTAA